The following coding sequences are from one Dromaius novaehollandiae isolate bDroNov1 chromosome 22, bDroNov1.hap1, whole genome shotgun sequence window:
- the LOC112984348 gene encoding amine oxidase [copper-containing] 3-like isoform X1, translated as MNMKTVLILLVLALATIFALVCVLLTRGRAPSICQHQRPEQEDTDDGQSLVFADLSPEEMVQVVRYLQENLGVPLVDASRALPSDNCISSVDVQVPAKAEVLRFLDGGGPRPAREALAVLYLGNQPDPNITEYVVGPLPTPTYHWDVTVQKYGGKVPYHRRPTLAVEYKQIAGFLRSQVFPTAPSFMHQVIEYDETNLASLTTAPRGFQSGDRSTWFVLFQNVSGFFLHPLGLEVLVDHSSLDISQWAVSRVFYNGQYYRDMAQLESAYVQGRLGVEKVKKAAWDGDFSSMQPRAPPAAVFPVQYEPQGPRYSVRNNHVLFQAWSFAFGMSVNTGMRLFDIRYRGERIAYEISVQEALSVYGSNCPGGMSTRYMDGSFGIGRFSSPLVRGVDCPYSATYVDVHYLAQSQVSRTSKNALCVFEQNLGSPLRRHYSNLQSFYYGGLVNSALIVRSIVALGNYDYVWDFIFYQNGAIEAKVQATGYVSSSFLHGDGLRYGNRVWEHTLGTIHTHFINYKVDLDVGGRSGVLSSLMRVTLLINCRAVGGDWPPSL; from the coding sequence ATGAACATGAAAACTGTGCTCATCCTCCTCGTTCTGGCTTTGGCCACGATATTCGCCCTGGTCTGTGTGCTGCTGACCAGGGGAAGGGCTCCCAGCATCTGCCAGCACCAGCGCCCGGAGCAGGAGGACACTGACGACGGCCAGAGCCTGGTTTTTGCTGATCTGAGCCCAGAAGAAATGGTCCAGGTGGTGCGGTACCTGCAGGAAAACCTCGGGGTGCCGCTGGTGGACGCCTCGCGTGCTTTGCCCTCCGACAACTGCATCTCCTCGGTCGACGTGCAGGTCCCCGCCAAGGCGGAGGTGCTGCGGTTCCTGGACGGCGGggggccccgccccgcgcgggaggCGCTGGCCGTCCTGTACTTGGGTAACCAGCCGGACCCCAACATCACCGAGTACGTGGTGGGTCCGCTGCCGACGCCGACCTACCACTGGGACGTCACGGTGCAGAAGTACGGGGGGAAGGTGCCGTACCACCGCAGACCGACGCTGGCTGTTGAATACAAACAGATTGCAGGGTTTTTAAGGAGTCAAGTGTTCCCCACAGCTCCATCTTTCATGCACCAAGTAATTGAATATGATGAAACCAATTTAGCATCCTTGACAACAGCTCCCCGTGGCTTCCAGTCTGGAGATCGGAGCACCTGGTTCGTTCTGTTTCAGAACGTGAGCGGGTTCTTCCTGCACCCGCTGGGGCTGGAGGTGCTGGTGGACCACAGCAGCCTGGACATCTCCCAGTGGGCGGTGAGCAGAGTCTTCTACAACGGGCAGTACTACAGGGACATGGCGCAGCTGGAGAGCGCCTATGTGCAGGGCCGCCTCGGCGTGGAGAAGGTGAAGAAAGCCGCGTGGGACGGGGACTTCTCATCCATGCAGCCGCGAGCCCCTCCTGCCGCAGTGTTTCCTGTGCAGTATGAGCCCCAGGGTCCCCGCTACAGCGTCAGGAACAACCACGTCCTCTTCCAGGCCTGGAGCTTTGCCTTTGGGATGAGTGTGAACACGGGCATGCGCCTGTTTGACATCAGGTATCGGGGGGAGAGGATTGCCTATGAGATCAGCGTTCAAGAGGCCTTGTCAGTGTATGGCTCCAACTGTCCTGGGGGGATGTCGACGAGGTACATGGACGGGAGCTTTGGCATCGGACGCTTCAGTTCTCCCTTGGTGCGAGGCGTTGACTGCCCCTATTCAGCAACTTACGTGGATGTGCACTACCTTGCTCAGTCCCAGGTCTCCAGAACTAGTAAAAACGCCCTGTGCGTTTTTGAGCAGAACCTGGGCTCCCCTCTGAGGCGCCACTACTCCAACTTGCAGTCCTTCTACTATGGGGGACTGGTCAACTCTGCTCTGATTGTTCGGTCCATTGTAGCTTTGGGCAACTACGACTACGTGTGGGACTTCATCTTCTACCAGAATGGGGCCATTGAAGCCAAAGTCCAAGCCACGGGGTACGTGAGCTCGTCCTTCCTCCATGGGGACGGTCTGAGATACGGCAATAGGGTTTGGGAGCACACGCTGGGCACGATACACACCCATTTCATCAACTATAAAGTGGACTTGGATGTGGGAGGTAGGTCTGGGGTCTTGTCATCCTTAATGCGTGTCACTTTATTGATAAACTGCAGAGCTGTGGGAGGGGATTGGCCTCCTAGTCTGTAG
- the LOC112984348 gene encoding amine oxidase [copper-containing] 3-like isoform X3, with product MNMKTVLILLVLALATIFALVCVLLTRGRAPSICQHQRPEQEDTDDGQSLVFADLSPEEMVQVVRYLQENLGVPLVDASRALPSDNCISSVDVQVPAKAEVLRFLDGGGPRPAREALAVLYLGNQPDPNITEYVVGPLPTPTYHWDVTVQKYGGKVPYHRRPTLAVEYKQIAGFLRSQVFPTAPSFMHQVIEYDETNLASLTTAPRGFQSGDRSTWFVLFQNVSGFFLHPLGLEVLVDHSSLDISQWAVSRVFYNGQYYRDMAQLESAYVQGRLGVEKVKKAAWDGDFSSMQPRAPPAAVFPVQYEPQGPRYSVRNNHVLFQAWSFAFGMSVNTGMRLFDIRYRGERIAYEISVQEALSVYGSNCPGGMSTRYMDGSFGIGRFSSPLVRGVDCPYSATYVDVHYLAQSQVSRTSKNALCVFEQNLGSPLRRHYSNLQSFYYGGLVNSALIVRSIVALGNYDYVWDFIFYQNGAIEAKVQATGYVSSSFLHGDGLRYGNRVWEHTLGTIHTHFINYKVDLDVGGPEPWLQQVLLG from the exons ATGAACATGAAAACTGTGCTCATCCTCCTCGTTCTGGCTTTGGCCACGATATTCGCCCTGGTCTGTGTGCTGCTGACCAGGGGAAGGGCTCCCAGCATCTGCCAGCACCAGCGCCCGGAGCAGGAGGACACTGACGACGGCCAGAGCCTGGTTTTTGCTGATCTGAGCCCAGAAGAAATGGTCCAGGTGGTGCGGTACCTGCAGGAAAACCTCGGGGTGCCGCTGGTGGACGCCTCGCGTGCTTTGCCCTCCGACAACTGCATCTCCTCGGTCGACGTGCAGGTCCCCGCCAAGGCGGAGGTGCTGCGGTTCCTGGACGGCGGggggccccgccccgcgcgggaggCGCTGGCCGTCCTGTACTTGGGTAACCAGCCGGACCCCAACATCACCGAGTACGTGGTGGGTCCGCTGCCGACGCCGACCTACCACTGGGACGTCACGGTGCAGAAGTACGGGGGGAAGGTGCCGTACCACCGCAGACCGACGCTGGCTGTTGAATACAAACAGATTGCAGGGTTTTTAAGGAGTCAAGTGTTCCCCACAGCTCCATCTTTCATGCACCAAGTAATTGAATATGATGAAACCAATTTAGCATCCTTGACAACAGCTCCCCGTGGCTTCCAGTCTGGAGATCGGAGCACCTGGTTCGTTCTGTTTCAGAACGTGAGCGGGTTCTTCCTGCACCCGCTGGGGCTGGAGGTGCTGGTGGACCACAGCAGCCTGGACATCTCCCAGTGGGCGGTGAGCAGAGTCTTCTACAACGGGCAGTACTACAGGGACATGGCGCAGCTGGAGAGCGCCTATGTGCAGGGCCGCCTCGGCGTGGAGAAGGTGAAGAAAGCCGCGTGGGACGGGGACTTCTCATCCATGCAGCCGCGAGCCCCTCCTGCCGCAGTGTTTCCTGTGCAGTATGAGCCCCAGGGTCCCCGCTACAGCGTCAGGAACAACCACGTCCTCTTCCAGGCCTGGAGCTTTGCCTTTGGGATGAGTGTGAACACGGGCATGCGCCTGTTTGACATCAGGTATCGGGGGGAGAGGATTGCCTATGAGATCAGCGTTCAAGAGGCCTTGTCAGTGTATGGCTCCAACTGTCCTGGGGGGATGTCGACGAGGTACATGGACGGGAGCTTTGGCATCGGACGCTTCAGTTCTCCCTTGGTGCGAGGCGTTGACTGCCCCTATTCAGCAACTTACGTGGATGTGCACTACCTTGCTCAGTCCCAGGTCTCCAGAACTAGTAAAAACGCCCTGTGCGTTTTTGAGCAGAACCTGGGCTCCCCTCTGAGGCGCCACTACTCCAACTTGCAGTCCTTCTACTATGGGGGACTGGTCAACTCTGCTCTGATTGTTCGGTCCATTGTAGCTTTGGGCAACTACGACTACGTGTGGGACTTCATCTTCTACCAGAATGGGGCCATTGAAGCCAAAGTCCAAGCCACGGGGTACGTGAGCTCGTCCTTCCTCCATGGGGACGGTCTGAGATACGGCAATAGGGTTTGGGAGCACACGCTGGGCACGATACACACCCATTTCATCAACTATAAAGTGGACTTGGATGTGGGAG GCCCTGAGCCCTGGCTACAGCAAGTACTCCTGGGGTGA
- the LOC112991214 gene encoding amine oxidase [copper-containing] 3-like, with protein sequence MNPRLPHVLLVGAAMIIFILSCMLLSRGRQSASCKSQPHNTEKTGSRSQSLVFADLSPEEMVQVVRYLQENLGVPLVDASRALPSDNCISSVDVQVPAKAEVLWFLDGGGPRPAREALAVLYLGNQPDPNITEYVVGPLPTPTYHWDVTVQKYGGKVPYHRRPTLAVEYKQIAGFLRSQVFPTAPSFMHQVIEYDETNLASLTTAPRGFQSGDRSTWFVLFQNVSGFFLHPLGLEVLVDHSSLDISQWAVSRVFYNGQYYRDMAQLESAYVQGRLGVEKVKKAAWDGDFSSMQPRAPPAAVFPVQYEPQGPRYSVRNNHVLFQAWSFAFGMSVNTGMRLFDIRYRGERIAYEISVQEALSVYGSNCPGGMSTRYMDGSFGIGRFSSPLVRGVDCPYSATYVDVHYLAQSQVSRTSKNALCVFEQNLGSPLRRHYSNLQSFYYGGLVNSALIVRSIAALGNYDYVWDFIFYQNGAIEAKVQATGYVSSSFLHGDGLRYGNRVWEHTLGTIHTHFINYKVDLDVGGVKNSLVAHDMAFEMARAPWSPELQIERPRLTKKVLDTEDQAAFRHQSKMPRYIYFAADSKNKWGHQRGYRIQIISFAGEHMPETSSMEKAISWARYKLAVTRRKEEEPTSTSIYNQNDPWMPTVAFADFINNETITNEDLVAWITAGFLHIPHSEDIPNTVTVGNSVGFLLRPYNYYDLDPSIYSHDGVFFTSEQDFTACEINSVACLPKRASCLPNFPPFTYDGFQNTSRL encoded by the exons ATGAACCCGAGACTCCCCCACGTTCTTCTGGTCGGGGCTGCAATGATAATTTTCATTCTCTCCTGCATGTTGCTGAGCAGGGGGAGGCAATCAGCAAGCTGCAAATCCCAGCCCCATAACACGGAGAAGACTGGGTCCAGGAGCCAGAGCCTGGTTTTTGCTGATCTGAGCCCGGAAGAAATGGTCCAGGTGGTGCGGTACCTGCAGGAAAACCTCGGGGTGCCGCTGGTGGACGCCTCGCGTGCTTTGCCCTCCGACAACTGCATCTCCTCGGTCGACGTGCAGGTCCCCGCCAAGGCGGAGGTGCTGTGGTTCCTGGACGGCGGggggccccgccccgcgcgggaggCGCTGGCCGTCCTGTACTTGGGTAACCAGCCGGACCCCAACATCACCGAGTACGTGGTGGGTCCGCTGCCGACGCCGACCTACCACTGGGACGTCACGGTGCAGAAGTACGGGGGGAAGGTGCCGTACCACCGCAGACCGACGCTGGCTGTTGAATACAAACAGATTGCAGGGTTTTTAAGGAGTCAAGTGTTCCCCACAGCTCCATCTTTCATGCACCAAGTAATTGAATATGATGAAACCAATTTAGCATCCTTGACAACAGCTCCCCGTGGCTTCCAGTCTGGAGATCGGAGCACCTGGTTCGTTCTGTTTCAGAACGTGAGCGGGTTCTTCCTGCACCCGCTGGGGCTGGAGGTGCTGGTGGACCACAGCAGCCTGGACATCTCCCAGTGGGCGGTGAGCAGAGTCTTCTACAACGGGCAGTACTACAGGGACATGGCGCAGCTGGAGAGCGCCTATGTGCAGGGCCGCCTCGGCGTGGAGAAGGTGAAGAAAGCCGCGTGGGACGGGGACTTCTCATCCATGCAGCCGCGAGCCCCTCCTGCCGCAGTGTTTCCTGTGCAGTATGAGCCCCAGGGTCCCCGCTACAGCGTCAGGAACAACCACGTCCTCTTCCAGGCCTGGAGCTTTGCCTTTGGGATGAGTGTGAACACGGGCATGCGCCTGTTTGACATCAGGTATCGGGGGGAGAGGATTGCCTATGAGATCAGCGTTCAAGAGGCCTTGTCAGTGTATGGCTCCAACTGTCCTGGGGGGATGTCGACGAGGTACATGGACGGGAGCTTTGGCATCGGACGCTTCAGTTCTCCCTTGGTGCGAGGCGTTGACTGCCCCTATTCAGCAACTTACGTGGATGTGCACTACCTTGCTCAGTCCCAGGTCTCCAGAACTAGTAAAAACGCCCTGTGCGTTTTTGAGCAGAACCTGGGCTCCCCTCTGAGGCGCCACTACTCCAACTTGCAGTCCTTCTACTATGGGGGACTGGTCAACTCTGCTCTGATTGTTCGGTCCATTGCAGCTTTGGGCAACTACGACTACGTGTGGGACTTCATCTTCTACCAGAATGGGGCCATTGAAGCCAAAGTCCAAGCCACGGGGTACGTGAGCTCGTCCTTCCTCCATGGGGACGGTCTGAGATACGGCAATAGGGTTTGGGAGCACACGCTGGGCACGATACACACCCATTTCATCAACTATAAAGTGGACTTGGATGTGGGAG GGGTGAAAAACTCCCTGGTGGCCCATGACATGGCATTTGAGATGGCACGGGCCCCCTGgagcccagagctgcagatagAGCGACCACGGCTCACCAAGAAAGTCCTGGACACAGAGGACCAGGCTGCGTTCCGGCACCAATCAAAGATGCCCAGATACATCTACTTTGCAGCCGACAGCAAAAACAAGTGGGGTCACCAGCGTGGTTACAGGATCCAGATCATCAGTTTTGCAGGGGAACACATGCCCGAAACCAGCTCCATGGAGAAGGCCATCAGCTGGGCAAG GTACAAGCTGGCTGTCaccaggagaaaggaagaggaaccCACCAGCACCAGTATCTACAACCAGAATGATCCATGGATGCCCACTGTCGCCTTTGCTGACTTCATCAACAACGAAACAATCACCAACGAG GACCTGGTTGCCTGGATAACCGCTGGTTTCCTTCACATCCCACACTCTGAGGATATTCCCAACACCGTGACAGTGGGAAACTCTGTTGGCTTTCTCCTGAGACCTTACAACTACTATGACCTGGACCCTTCCATATACTCACATGATGGTGTCTTTTTCACCAGTGAGCAGGACTTTACTGCCTGTGAAATCAACTCTGTCGCATGCCTGCCCAAAAGGGCCTCCTGTTTGCCAAACTTTCCCCCGTTCACCTATGACGGTTTCCAAAATACGAGCAGGCTTTAA
- the LOC112984348 gene encoding amine oxidase [copper-containing] 3-like isoform X2, which produces MNMKTVLILLVLALATIFALVCVLLTRGRAPSICQHQRPEQEDTDDGQSLVFADLSPEEMVQVVRYLQENLGVPLVDASRALPSDNCISSVDVQVPAKAEVLRFLDGGGPRPAREALAVLYLGNQPDPNITEYVVGPLPTPTYHWDVTVQKYGGKVPYHRRPTLAVEYKQIAGFLRSQVFPTAPSFMHQVIEYDETNLASLTTAPRGFQSGDRSTWFVLFQNVSGFFLHPLGLEVLVDHSSLDISQWAVSRVFYNGQYYRDMAQLESAYVQGRLGVEKVKKAAWDGDFSSMQPRAPPAAVFPVQYEPQGPRYSVRNNHVLFQAWSFAFGMSVNTGMRLFDIRYRGERIAYEISVQEALSVYGSNCPGGMSTRYMDGSFGIGRFSSPLVRGVDCPYSATYVDVHYLAQSQVSRTSKNALCVFEQNLGSPLRRHYSNLQSFYYGGLVNSALIVRSIVALGNYDYVWDFIFYQNGAIEAKVQATGYVSSSFLHGDGLRYGNRVWEHTLGTIHTHFINYKVDLDVGGFVCPELRLVWDLQGKWASIPWMEV; this is translated from the exons ATGAACATGAAAACTGTGCTCATCCTCCTCGTTCTGGCTTTGGCCACGATATTCGCCCTGGTCTGTGTGCTGCTGACCAGGGGAAGGGCTCCCAGCATCTGCCAGCACCAGCGCCCGGAGCAGGAGGACACTGACGACGGCCAGAGCCTGGTTTTTGCTGATCTGAGCCCAGAAGAAATGGTCCAGGTGGTGCGGTACCTGCAGGAAAACCTCGGGGTGCCGCTGGTGGACGCCTCGCGTGCTTTGCCCTCCGACAACTGCATCTCCTCGGTCGACGTGCAGGTCCCCGCCAAGGCGGAGGTGCTGCGGTTCCTGGACGGCGGggggccccgccccgcgcgggaggCGCTGGCCGTCCTGTACTTGGGTAACCAGCCGGACCCCAACATCACCGAGTACGTGGTGGGTCCGCTGCCGACGCCGACCTACCACTGGGACGTCACGGTGCAGAAGTACGGGGGGAAGGTGCCGTACCACCGCAGACCGACGCTGGCTGTTGAATACAAACAGATTGCAGGGTTTTTAAGGAGTCAAGTGTTCCCCACAGCTCCATCTTTCATGCACCAAGTAATTGAATATGATGAAACCAATTTAGCATCCTTGACAACAGCTCCCCGTGGCTTCCAGTCTGGAGATCGGAGCACCTGGTTCGTTCTGTTTCAGAACGTGAGCGGGTTCTTCCTGCACCCGCTGGGGCTGGAGGTGCTGGTGGACCACAGCAGCCTGGACATCTCCCAGTGGGCGGTGAGCAGAGTCTTCTACAACGGGCAGTACTACAGGGACATGGCGCAGCTGGAGAGCGCCTATGTGCAGGGCCGCCTCGGCGTGGAGAAGGTGAAGAAAGCCGCGTGGGACGGGGACTTCTCATCCATGCAGCCGCGAGCCCCTCCTGCCGCAGTGTTTCCTGTGCAGTATGAGCCCCAGGGTCCCCGCTACAGCGTCAGGAACAACCACGTCCTCTTCCAGGCCTGGAGCTTTGCCTTTGGGATGAGTGTGAACACGGGCATGCGCCTGTTTGACATCAGGTATCGGGGGGAGAGGATTGCCTATGAGATCAGCGTTCAAGAGGCCTTGTCAGTGTATGGCTCCAACTGTCCTGGGGGGATGTCGACGAGGTACATGGACGGGAGCTTTGGCATCGGACGCTTCAGTTCTCCCTTGGTGCGAGGCGTTGACTGCCCCTATTCAGCAACTTACGTGGATGTGCACTACCTTGCTCAGTCCCAGGTCTCCAGAACTAGTAAAAACGCCCTGTGCGTTTTTGAGCAGAACCTGGGCTCCCCTCTGAGGCGCCACTACTCCAACTTGCAGTCCTTCTACTATGGGGGACTGGTCAACTCTGCTCTGATTGTTCGGTCCATTGTAGCTTTGGGCAACTACGACTACGTGTGGGACTTCATCTTCTACCAGAATGGGGCCATTGAAGCCAAAGTCCAAGCCACGGGGTACGTGAGCTCGTCCTTCCTCCATGGGGACGGTCTGAGATACGGCAATAGGGTTTGGGAGCACACGCTGGGCACGATACACACCCATTTCATCAACTATAAAGTGGACTTGGATGTGGGAG GTTTTGTATGTCCTGAGCTGAGGCTGGTATGGGACCTGCAGGGAAAATGGGCAAGTATTCCCTGGATGGAAGTGTGA